The nucleotide window GGCGCCGGGCACTACGTGAAAATGGTGCATAACGGTATCGAGTACGGCCTCATGCAGGCCTATGCCGAAGGCTTCGACCTGCTGCGCAGCAAAGGTGGCAACGAGCTACCGCAAGACCAGCGCTTTGACCTGAACGTGGCCGAGATCGCCGAGGTGTGGCGGCGTGGCAGCGTGGTAACCTCATGGCTGCTCGACCTCACCGCCGATGCCTTGGTGGCCGACCCGCAGCTGTCGCAGTTCAGTGGCTCGGTATCCGACAGTGGCGAAGGCCGCTGGACCATCGATGCCGCCGTCGAGCAGGCGGTGCCGGTGCCGGTGCTGTCCAGCGCACTGTTTGCGCGCTTCCGCTCGCGCCAGCAGCAGGGCACGTATGGTGACAAGATCCTTTCGGCCATGCGCCTGGGCTTCGGTGGCCACGTCGAGAAGAAAGGCGAATGACCAAACAGACCATTCCAGCCGCTCCTCCCTGTACCCTGTTCCTGTTCGGCGCCAATGGCGACCTGGTCAAGCGCCTGCTGATGCCGGCGCTGTACAACCTCAGCCGCGACGGTTTGCTGGACCGCAACCTGCGCATCGTTGGCGTGGACCACAACCCGGCCAGCGCCGAGGAATTTGCAGAGCGCCTGCATGCGTTCATGCTCGAGCGGGATAAAAGCGGCGAGGGCAGCGCCAAGTGCCTGGACGAAAAGCTCTGGGTACGCCTGGCCAAACGCCTGGATTACCAGACGGGCGATTTCCTCGACCCGGCCACTTACCAGGCCCTCGCCAAGCGCATCGACAAAACCAGCCACGGCAATGCCATCTTCTACCTGGCCACCTCGCCGCGTTTCTTCCCCGAGGTGGCGCAGCGCCTGGGGCAGGCCGGCTTGCTCGACGAGTCTGGCGGCGGCTTTCGCCGCGTGGTGGTCGAGAAGCCATTCGGCACCGACCTGGCCAGCGCCGAGGCGCTCAACGCCTGCCTGTTGAAAGTGATGGGCGAACGGCAGATCTACCGTATCGACCATTACCTGGGCAAAGAGACGGTGCAGAACATTCTGGTCAGCCGCTTCTCCAACGGCCTGTTCGAATCGTTCTGGAACAACCACTACATCGACCACGTGCAGATCACCGCTGCGGAAACGGTCGGCGTCGAAACCCGTGGTGCGTTCTACGACAGCACCGGGGCCCTGCGCGACATGGTTCCCAACCACCTGTTCCAGTTGCTGGCGATGGTGGCCATGGAGCCGCCGGCTGCGTTCGGGGCTGACGCGGTGCGGGGCGAAAAGGCCAAGGTGGTCGGTGCTATTCGCCCATGGTCGGCGAAAATGGCCCTGAAGAACTCGGTACGCGGCCAGTACAGTGCCGGCAAGCAGGGGCGCAAGCAGCTGCCCGGTTACCGGCAGGAGCCCAATGTCGCGCCTGACAGCCAGACCGAAACCTACGTGGCGCTGAAGGTGATGATCGACAACTGGCGCTGGGCCGGCGTGCCGTTCTACTTGCGCACCGGCAAGCGCATGAGCGTGCGCGACACCGAAATTGCCATTTGCTTCAAGCCCGCGCCGTATGCGCAGTTCCGCGAGTCGGAGCTGGAGCGGCCCAAGCCCAACTACCTGAAAATCCAGATTCAGCCCAACGAAGGCATGTGGTTCGACCTGCAGGCCAAACGGCCAGGGCCGGAGCTGGTGATGGAGAATGTGGAGCTGGGCTTTGCCTATAAAGACTTCTTCAAGATGACCCCGGCGACCGGCTACGAGACGCTGATTTACGACTGCCTGACCGGTGACCAGACCCTGTTCCAGCGGGCTGACAACATCGAGAACGGCTGGCGAGCGGTGCAGCCGTTTCTCGATGCCTGGGCCCAGGATGGCGAGGTGCATCAGTACCCGGCCGGTGAAGACGGGCCTGACGCTGGCAATGAATTGCTGACCCGCGACAAGCGCGAGTGGCACCGCTTGGGCTGATGCTTTTGTAAAGCCAGTGCCGGCCCTTTCGCGGCTAAAGCCGCTCCCACAGGTATCGCATCAGGCCTGAGGGAAATGGTATCCCTGTGGGAGCGGCTTTAGCCGCGAAAGGGCCGGCACTGGCGATCACATCAAGGAGACCTAATGCCCGCCCATATCGAAGACTACGCCCTGCTGGGCAACTGCCGCAGCGCCGCCCTGGTCAGCCGCGATGGCTCGCTCGACTGGCTCTGCCTGCCACGCTTCGACGCCCCCGCCGTGTTTGCGGCCCTGCTGGGCAACGAAGAAAACGGCCGCTGGCGCGTGGCCCCCTGCGACCCCGTCGAGCACAGCAGCCGCCAATATCTGGACGACACCCTCGTGCTGGAAACCACCTGGGTCACTGCCACCGGCCGTGCCCGGGTGCTCGACTTCATGCCACTGGGCGACGTCAATTCGGTGGTGCGGATCGTCGAGGGTCTCAGTGGCGAAACCAATTTTGAAATGGACCTGGTCATGCGCTTCGACTACGGTCGCAGTGTGCCATGGGTGGAACGGCTCGCCCCACTGACCCTCAGCGCCGTTGCCGGCCCTGACCGGCTGATCCTGTGCAGCACCGTCCCCCCGCATGCACTCGACCACCATACCGTCGCGCGCTTTCGTGTTGGCACGGGCGAGCGCCAAATCTTCAGCCTGCGTCACCAACCCTCGCACCTGCCAGTGCAGCCCGACTGCGATATCGACCAGGCTTTTGCCCAAACCGTCGAGCAGTGGCAGGCCTTCGCCACCCGCTGCCCTCAGGTAGGGCCATACACCGCCCTGGTGCGCCGCTCGTTGCTCACACTCAAGGCAATGACCTACGCCCCCACGGGTGGCATCGTCGCCGCCGTCACCACCTCGCTGCCTGAGCGGGTGGGTGGGGAGCGCAACTGGGACTACCGCTTCTGCTGGCTGCGCGACGCCACCATGACCCTGCTGGCGTTCATGAACCTGGGCTACTTCGACGAGGCCCAGGCCTGGCGTGAATGGCTACTGCGCTCAGTGGCCGGCAACCCCGAGCAGATGCAGATCATGTATGGCCTGGCCGGTGAGCGCGACCTGCAGGAATACACCTTGCCGTGGCTGGCCGGATACGAGCATTCGCAACCCGTGCGGGTAGGCAATGCAGCGTCGCAACAGATGCAACTGGACATCTACGGCGAGCTGGCCGATGCCATGGCCCAGGCGATCAAGGGCGGCTTGCCCCGCCACCCGCGCAGCGCCGCCATCTCCCGCCTGATCCTGCCTTACGTCGAACGCATCTGGCGCGAGCCGGACGAAGGCATCTGGGAAGTGCGCGGCGGCCGCCAGCAGTTCGTGCACTCCAAGGTCATGGCCTGGGTTGCCTTCGACCGTGCCGCGGGGCTGGCTGACACCACTGAAGAAGGCCGCGAACGCGGGCACCATTACCGCCAGGTGGCTGACGAAATCCACCGCGAAGTGTGCGAGCACGGCCTGGACGCCAACGGCCGGTTTTTCGTCCAGGCCTATGGCTCGACCGAAATGGACGCCAGCCTGCTGCAGATCGCCCTGACCGGCTTCCTGCCGGCTGATGACCCACGCTTCTTGCGCACGCTGGAGCAGATCGAACAGCGCCTGCTGAAGAACGGCCTGCTGATGCGCTACGACAGCGACAGCTGCAGCGACGGCCTGACGCCGGGGGAGGGCACCTTCCTGGTGTGTTCGTTCTGGCTGGCAGACGTTTATGTCTTGCTGGGCCGCCAGGCTGAAGCCGAAGCGCTGTACCAGCACCTGACCGGCCTGAGCAACGACCTCGGCCTGCTGGCCGAGCAATACGACCCGGCCGGCCAGCGCATGCTCGGCAACTTCCCCCAGGCGTTCAGCCATATCGGCATCATCAACACCGCACTCAATCTTCATCGCGCACAGTGCCCGGTGCGTGATCGGGCGAGGTGCGGGTAGCGGATGAACGTAGCAACTGCCTTGCTCAATATCTAGAATCGCGTGAGATCCCTGTGGGAGCGGGTTTACCCGCGAAGAATACAACGCGCAGCATGGCACCGGCTTCGCCGGTGTTCGCGGGTGAACCCGCTCCCACAAGGTGCGCGATAGGCTTGGTACTCCGTCAATTGTGACGCATTGCGTCACATATATTGTCTGTATGAGTGTGATGTGTAGGGTCACACTAGCTGCGTACACCTACTTCGGAGAGCTGTTCATGCCTTTGCACAATCCGCCACATCCTGGCGAAACCTTGCGCGAAGATGTTTTGCCAGCGCTTGGCCTGACGGTAAAAGCCTTCGCGTCGCACCTTGGGTTTTCTCGCGAAGCGCTTTCGCGGGTACTGCATGGCCGCGCGGCAATGTCTCCGGACCTGGCGGTACGCCTGGAGATGGCGGGTATCAGTACCGCCCGCCTTTGGTTGGCC belongs to Pseudomonas putida NBRC 14164 and includes:
- a CDS encoding glycoside hydrolase family 15 protein, whose protein sequence is MPAHIEDYALLGNCRSAALVSRDGSLDWLCLPRFDAPAVFAALLGNEENGRWRVAPCDPVEHSSRQYLDDTLVLETTWVTATGRARVLDFMPLGDVNSVVRIVEGLSGETNFEMDLVMRFDYGRSVPWVERLAPLTLSAVAGPDRLILCSTVPPHALDHHTVARFRVGTGERQIFSLRHQPSHLPVQPDCDIDQAFAQTVEQWQAFATRCPQVGPYTALVRRSLLTLKAMTYAPTGGIVAAVTTSLPERVGGERNWDYRFCWLRDATMTLLAFMNLGYFDEAQAWREWLLRSVAGNPEQMQIMYGLAGERDLQEYTLPWLAGYEHSQPVRVGNAASQQMQLDIYGELADAMAQAIKGGLPRHPRSAAISRLILPYVERIWREPDEGIWEVRGGRQQFVHSKVMAWVAFDRAAGLADTTEEGRERGHHYRQVADEIHREVCEHGLDANGRFFVQAYGSTEMDASLLQIALTGFLPADDPRFLRTLEQIEQRLLKNGLLMRYDSDSCSDGLTPGEGTFLVCSFWLADVYVLLGRQAEAEALYQHLTGLSNDLGLLAEQYDPAGQRMLGNFPQAFSHIGIINTALNLHRAQCPVRDRARCG
- a CDS encoding HigA family addiction module antitoxin; this translates as MPLHNPPHPGETLREDVLPALGLTVKAFASHLGFSREALSRVLHGRAAMSPDLAVRLEMAGISTARLWLAIQADYDIWQARHRHQPVITRLFQAA
- the zwf gene encoding glucose-6-phosphate dehydrogenase, whose translation is MTKQTIPAAPPCTLFLFGANGDLVKRLLMPALYNLSRDGLLDRNLRIVGVDHNPASAEEFAERLHAFMLERDKSGEGSAKCLDEKLWVRLAKRLDYQTGDFLDPATYQALAKRIDKTSHGNAIFYLATSPRFFPEVAQRLGQAGLLDESGGGFRRVVVEKPFGTDLASAEALNACLLKVMGERQIYRIDHYLGKETVQNILVSRFSNGLFESFWNNHYIDHVQITAAETVGVETRGAFYDSTGALRDMVPNHLFQLLAMVAMEPPAAFGADAVRGEKAKVVGAIRPWSAKMALKNSVRGQYSAGKQGRKQLPGYRQEPNVAPDSQTETYVALKVMIDNWRWAGVPFYLRTGKRMSVRDTEIAICFKPAPYAQFRESELERPKPNYLKIQIQPNEGMWFDLQAKRPGPELVMENVELGFAYKDFFKMTPATGYETLIYDCLTGDQTLFQRADNIENGWRAVQPFLDAWAQDGEVHQYPAGEDGPDAGNELLTRDKREWHRLG